The DNA region TTACATTCATTTAAATCAGCATCTTTGAAGGAGAATATTCTATTGATTAACTCTATGAATCTCTAAATGCTCTTTACAATCTccacaacataaataaatagcagcagccctatttataatagtataaaaCCTACTTTAACTCAAAGTAGGAAAACCTATTCCTATactaatttgactataaatcctaaTTGGACAtggattaaaatatcaaatcctaaccaattttggtttcctacaattttgaattattatttccaacattctcccgtaattcaaaattgtatatCTGATTCTTGATGCACTTGTCACCATCTTccaattgttgaagcacttgttTCCAACCCatcaattgttgaagcactttctcttcaaccgtcactcaccatcttccaatttgttgaagcactttctcttcaaccttcacaatcgttggagcactttctctccaacattccaatttgttgatgcactttctcaccaaccttcaattgttgaagcactttctcttcaaccttcacaatcGCTGGAGCACTTTCGCTCCAACACTCCAATTTTGTAGATGTACTTTCTCACCaaccttcaattgttgaagcactttctcttcaaccttcacaatcgttggagcactttctctccaacattcaAATTTGTTGGTGCACTTTCTCATCaaccttcaattgttgaagcactttctcttcaaccttcaaaatcgttggagcactttctctccaacattccaattttgctgATGAATTTTCTCACCAACCTTCAATTGTCaaagcactttctcttcaaccttcacaatcACTGGAGtactttctctccaacattccaatttgttgatgcactttctcatcaaccttcaattgttgaagcactttctcttcaaccttcactCGTTGGatcactttctcttcaacattCTAATTTGTTTATGCACTTTctcaccaatttttttttttttttaactcacttCTCCAATTTTTAGAGAAGATCGTTCCTTCCTCTTGTGCAAATTTGTTTGCACCTTTTGAAATctgctattttttttaatcattctCAGCATGACTATTTTTCATGTGCATATTATTGGCCCGGCGTGTGCCAACAAAATCATTGGCCTGATGGGCGACATATATGGGTTATAGATGCCCGCCGGCAGCGAAAGCTCTTTAATTCTTTACCAGGATCGTAGAAGCTCtaataccaatttgaaggagAATATTCTATTGATTAACTCTATGAATCTCTAAACGCTCTTTACAATCTccacaacataaataaatagcagccacaacataaacaaatagCAGCAACCCTATTTTAACTCAAAGTAGGAAAACCTATTCCTATactaatttgactataaatctTAATTGGACATGGATTAAAATACCAAATCCTAACCTATTTTGGTTTcctataattttgaattattatttccaacaatcttgcTTATAGAACAACATACCACTTGGACAACAATTTATTCTATCATACGACAATCCTAACTTAGAAACCTATTTCTTTGCCTGATAGTAAATTTTAGGCATGTCGAATTACGGACTAACTAGTTCCCCCACAAGCTTAATCATCGAGTCCATAGCAGCTTCAACAACACTCCAATCTAATTTGATATTAATCATTCTAACTGCAACAGACAACTTAGAATGCGGACTCCCTACCCAAAGTGTACGACTAGCGTCTTCTAATTCTTGATAGAAGCGCATTGCTTCATCATTGAGAggttgctcaaaattttgttcAGGTTCAAACCCATAATGTACCCCAAAAGCATCCTTAATCATATCATTAGCTCTATCATATTAGATATGACTATTTTCCTGTGACCTACAACTTTCACCAACAACCAAATTATAAAATAGACCATTGTCCCTATCAATCTCTCCATGATCAATCCAAACAAAATATCTCTCTTTAAACCCAGGACGATATAAACGTAACTTAACCGTTTCCGAtttcaaatacttcaaacaGTTGAAACGTGAATAAGGACACTTAATTACCCCTTCACTTTGGAAAGGGTGTAGTAGCATTGCATGTATGATAAACCCTTTTAACaccttcaacaaattcatcattcACACCCACACGATCACTATTATTCTTATTATACATCCACGTACGATAATCCATCTATAAAAATACccacaaatataaatattaagttATAAATTAGGTTGCATTATTAATTAAACTTAATTTGTAGTTCAAATGTTAAGTTAGGTGTAATTCTAACTCTAATAACTTAAGAAATAACAATCTCAACAACCAACCATCAAAATTCAAAACTAGCGAAATAATTTCtacatttttttcacaaattcaagaacaataACATTAAAAAGTATATATCAGTGTTTTCAGGGGCGTTTTTGGGGCGAGCCTTGGGGCGGGGCGTAGGAAAAATGCATCTGGGCGTTTTCGAAAGGCGAAGATCCTGTGGGCGTATGCCCTAAAATTCGAGGCGATCGCCCGGGCCTAAAATTCGCCGCAATACTAAGGCTTAAGCCCAATGGAACTAAAcaaattaagggcaaaattaacCATTTATCTTTTAATGGCTTTAACCGGTTATAGCTCTTTTTTATTCCACTTTTTCATACATAAATCCCCAAACTTCTTTTGTCAAACTCAATCTCACGTTTGAACTCCATCAAAGAGTCAAGAACTCCATTTTCATCTTGATTCTTGGTAAGCCCTCTTACatgctttcttttgtaaatatGTCTTCACTCATATATGTTTTACTTGATGCTCTCTTAGATAGTTAGATATTCTACCAATTTAGTTCAAAGTTATCATTCAAAACCTTTaaggttttccaaaaaaaaaaaaaggtactctTTTTCCAAGTAAATTAATGGGGTTTCTTCCCTAACTTTGTGGAAATCTTACTTTGTATTGTGAAAAGATTGATGCAACatactctctctttttttttcttttttttttttttttaaaaaattatgttaAAGTTTGTGACTTGTGAGTTGTGATAGtagattgagaaaaaaaatgaactaaaattgaaagataataaaagaaacaagaactACAAGAAGACAAGAAGTAAAGAATAAACAAAAAGGACTAAACTTTGTACTGTTGTAGttgttaaatttttataaatgtataattaGTTGGTAGTGGCAGACTAAGAAAAATATGAATCCTgggttcaaaatattttttcccaaaaataattgTATATTTCTGCTTCTATATATTGATTTTGAGTTGAATTAGTAGTAAATTACACTACAATGGTGGTGCTCTTACTGTAGCTTTCTGttattcattttcatcttttaaacttatattttttgtgtcattttttttttgtagatcaGTTGACAATGGATGAAGCTGAGGTTCCCAAAAAAGTGAGCAGAAAGGATTTTGCATGGAAATATGCAATTGAGACCCCAGATGAGAAGTACTTCAAATGCAAGTTCTGTGATCAACAATGTAGTGGCACAATCAATCGATTGAAGCAACATTTAGCAGACACTCATTTAGGGATGAGGCCTTGTCTTAAGGTACCAGATGAAGTAAGTGAAGAATGAAGTAAGTGAAGAATGCAAGAAATCATTACAAAAGCTTGAAACTGCAAAAGCCATGCGAACTGCTACTTTGGAAGAAATGCGAGTGGCTGCAACTGGAAATGTTAATATGTCTAGTGAAGTTAGTTCTTCTCTAACTATGTCCAATTTAAATCCAAAGACTAGAGGTCCATTGGATGATTTTGTTAGTGCTCAAGCAAGACAAGCTACTTTGAACTCCAAATGGAGAAAGGAGGAAAGGAAAGCAGTTTGTCAACGAATTGGTAGATTCTTCTTCTCAAGTGGTATACCGTTTAACATTGCAAATGATCCATATTATTTGCCTATGTTTGAAGGCACTGTAAATTATGGTCCGTGTTTTATGCCTCCCTCAATGCATGAGTTGAGAACATGGATACTAAAAGAAGAGGTtacaaatattcacaagatGTTAGATGAGCATAAGAAATCTTGGAAGCAATATGGTTGTTCAATTATGTCGGATAGTTGGTCGGATGGAAAAAGTAGATGCTTTATCAACTTTCTGATTAATAGTCCTGCAAGTACTTTCTTTCTCAAATCTATTGATGCTTCTGATTCTATTAAAATGGCGAAATGCTTACATTACATTTAAATAAAGTCATAGATGAAGTTGGAGAAGCAAATGTTGTTCAGATAATAGCCGATAATGGTTCGAATTATGtgaattttggaaaaagaataaTGGAAACAAGGCCTCATATTTATTGGACTCCATGTGCAGCACATTGCATCGATCTCTTGTTAGAAGATataggaaaaatgaaaattcatcCAGATACACTTACAAAAGCAAAAGGAGTGGTGAGATTTTTTTATGGACATACATAGGTGTTAGATTTAACGAGGCCATTCACAAATAATCATGAACTTCGCCCCGCTGTTACCTGCTTTGCTATAGCATATCTTACACTTCAAAGCATTCAAAAGCAAAAGCAAGCCCttacaaatattttttctttcgaAGCTTGGAATAAATGTTCTTGGGCTAAGAAACATGAGGGGGTGAAAACTAGATCCACCGTTCTCTTTGATCCAAACTTTTGGCCTTACATTGCTTATTATGTGAAGAGTGTTACTCCTTTAGTGTCTGTTTTGAGAGAAGTAGATTCGGAGGAAAAACCATGTATCGGATACTTGTATGATTTGATGAATATGTCCAAGGAAAAAATAGCTATGGATTGTGGCTATAATGAAAAGAAGTATGGTCccatatggaaaagaattgaTGATAGATGGATTAAACAACTCCATCGTCCACTTCATTCTGCTGGGCACTATTTAAATCCACAATTGCGGTTTGAGGAAAGGTTTTCGagtaattttgaaataaaaaaaggttTGTACGAATGTATGGAACGAATGTTGGATTATGAAGAGAGGTTTAAAGTGGATGTTCAGTTAGATTCATATGACCACTTGAGAGGGCAGTTTGGAAGTCAAATAGCTATGGATTCTAGAAAAGTAAGATCTCCTACGGATTGGTGGATGCGCTTTGGGGGTCGCTTTGGGGGTCAAACTCCAAAATTGGCTAAATTTGCAATTCGTGTACTGAGTCTCGCTTGCAGTTCTTCAGGTTGTGAACGAAATTGGAGTACCTTCGAGTAGGTAAGAAGTatgtttttttaagaaattttcttattttccttttagtttaTGAACTCTTACTTTATGTTTTCTAATGTTTGGTAGATTCATACCAAAAAGAGAAATAGACTTGAGCATGACAGGTTAAATGCTTTAGTTTATGTAAGATACAATACTAGACTAAGAGAGGGGAGCATCAAAAGAAAATTGCAAAGTATCGATCCAGTTCTAGTTGGTGAAGTTGATTCTAATGATGAATGGATTACTGAAAAAGAAGATCCAAAGGCTTCCTGAAGATCCTTCTTGGCTTGATGAAGAGAACTTGTTTGATGTTGACGTCATTAGAACAGTGTCACTTGCACCATATCAAAGTGAACTTACACGTGAATCTATCATTGATGTTGGCACCGTAAGAGATACAAGTGAATCAGGTCCTTCTAGTAAAAAACAGAAGGCATCACGTAAGTGTATATTATTCTACCATTACTtttattaagttatatattttcaGTTATGTCAAATTAGTaacactttttattttgttcttcTCCTTTGATCTACAAAACGAACAAACAGTGCAAGTCGAGGATGAGGAAGGACTGGAAGATGTGGATATTGATGATGATCTCGCTTTTGAAAGTGATTGATCTGGTGTACTGAGAGacttttttggcttaaaaagcAACTGGAAATTTGAACTTTGAAGCTAACATGtgaataatatatttttgaaacCGAGGTACATTAAGAACAACTTTTGCTATTGGTAAATATCCCATATATAAACCTCTTACTTGTCTTTGTCTTTTTAACATGACATATGAATCTTGCACTCTTGCAGTGAGAGACATCAAATAGCAACAGTTTCTTTGGCTCCAACCAAATCTAGTTGAAGTCTTGTTCATGAGAGTTCAAGAAGACACTTGAAAAATGATATGGCTTTTgtctatttttactttttttggaAGATGACTCTCATTTGAGCTATTATGATGATACATCTGTATCTCTGACTAATTTTTTTGTATGCACCAAATTA from Lycium ferocissimum isolate CSIRO_LF1 chromosome 2, AGI_CSIRO_Lferr_CH_V1, whole genome shotgun sequence includes:
- the LOC132047584 gene encoding uncharacterized protein LOC132047584 — its product is MRTATLEEMRVAATGNVNMSSEVSSSLTMSNLNPKTRGPLDDFVSAQARQATLNSKWRKEERKAVCQRIGRFFFSSGIPFNIANDPYYLPMFEGTVNYGPCFMPPSMHELRTWILKEEVTNIHKMLDEHKKSWKQYGCSIMSDSWSDGKSRCFINFLINSPANEVGEANVVQIIADNGSNYVNFGKRIMETRPHIYWTPCAAHCIDLLLEDIGKMKIHPDTLTKAKGVSVTPLVSVLREVDSEEKPCIGYLYDLMNMSKEKIAMDCGYNEKKYGPIWKRIDDRWIKQLHRPLHSAGHYLNPQLRFEERFSSNFEIKKGLYECMERMLDYEERFKVDVQLDSYDHLRGQFGSQIAMDSRKVRSPTDWWMRFGGRFGGQTPKLAKFAIRVLSLACSSSGCERNWSTFE